Proteins encoded within one genomic window of Acidovorax sp. 107:
- the bcsS gene encoding cellulose biosynthesis protein BcsS gives MSHHLHRYLLLIGLSCAGPLASAQDAAQKLYIGGSQGSSAGTYTYAGQIVPLEGAQVGQGWFQKTVASWLTYQYDTTVAGVPTEAKAGAAGIESGWGYAWDTARFKGDVSLSLGLRNTHLRPAAVRADGQHGTRVTLTPQVAARYLLTPRWDADVLASYSAGTQSSFTRARMGVRPGDTEWRLGLEATLSEGKDYRTRQTGVFAGRSVGSGWFLEVNAGQARPKDGKSTPYVGLSASLVR, from the coding sequence ATGAGCCACCACCTGCATCGGTATCTCCTGTTGATCGGGCTGTCCTGTGCGGGCCCCTTGGCATCGGCACAAGACGCTGCGCAAAAGCTCTACATCGGGGGCAGCCAGGGGTCTTCAGCAGGTACCTACACCTATGCCGGGCAGATCGTCCCCCTGGAGGGCGCGCAGGTGGGCCAAGGCTGGTTCCAGAAAACCGTGGCGAGCTGGCTGACCTACCAATACGACACCACGGTGGCGGGAGTGCCCACCGAGGCGAAAGCCGGTGCTGCGGGCATTGAGAGCGGCTGGGGGTACGCCTGGGACACCGCGCGCTTCAAAGGCGACGTGTCGCTCTCTCTGGGCCTGCGCAATACCCACCTGCGCCCGGCCGCAGTCCGGGCAGACGGTCAACACGGCACCCGCGTCACCCTGACACCACAAGTCGCCGCGCGCTATCTGCTCACCCCCCGGTGGGACGCCGACGTTCTCGCGTCGTACAGTGCAGGCACCCAAAGCAGCTTTACCCGAGCGCGCATGGGCGTTCGACCCGGCGACACCGAATGGCGCCTGGGGCTCGAGGCCACGCTGTCCGAGGGCAAGGACTACCGCACCCGGCAAACGGGGGTATTCGCAGGTCGCAGCGTGGGATCTGGCTGGTTTCTGGAAGTCAACGCCGGCCAGGCACGGCCCAAGGATGGCAAAAGCACACCATACGTCGGCCTGTCTGCATCGCTCGTGCGATAG